The Pyrenophora tritici-repentis strain M4 chromosome 3, whole genome shotgun sequence genome has a window encoding:
- a CDS encoding GadB, Glutamate decarboxylase and related PLP-dependent protein yields MVHINRVATSKEITEEKAQFAEISASTTINLSQEDEADDYTATVYGSKYAAEDLPRHEMPDREMPPAIAYRMIKDDLTLDGTPTLNLASFVTTYMEDEAEKLMVDAFSKNFIDYEEYPVSADIQNRMYTHHTIEKKLVADWYKGCVSMIAKLFHAPADADANTIGTSTIGSSEAIMLGVLAMKKLWQNKRKAEGKPFDKPNMVMNSAVQVCWEKACRYFDIEEKYVYCTTDRYVIDPKECVDLCDENTIGICAILGTTYTGEYEDIKAINDLLVERDMDVNIHVDAASGGFVAPFVNPGLLWDFRLPKVTTINVSGHKYGLVYPGVGWVIWRDPAHLPQELVFTINYLGADQASFTLNFSRGASQIIGQYYQLIRLGKRGYRRIMLNLTRISDYLAANLESLGFLIMSQRGGQGLPLVACRIDEDLGKMYDEFAIAHQLRERGWVVPAYTMAPHSEKMKMLRVVVREDFTKSRCDALIADFKLALQTLDALDAKKIEDQKQHAFAMRRRSTLVSPIFKKNATDHFDEEHSLQAKTGKTHAVC; encoded by the exons ATGGTACATATCAATCGTGTAGCCACCTCCAAGGAGATTACCGAGGAGAAGGCTCAATTTGCGGAGATCTCGGCCTCTACTACTATCAATCTCTCTCAAGAAGATGAGGCCGACGACTACACGGCGACTGTCTATGGCAGCAAGTATGCCGCTGAAGATCTGCCGAGACATGAGATGCCG GATCGAGAGATGCCGCCTGCGAT TGCCTATCGCATGATCAAGGATGACCTTACCCTCGACGGTACTCCCACTCTGAACTTGGCCTCGTTCGTCACTACATACATG gaagatgaagccgagAAGCTCATGGT CGACGCCTTCTCCAAGAACTTCATCGACTACGAAGAGTACCCTGTTAGCGCCGACATCCAGAACCGTATGTATACACATCACACAATAGAGAAGAAGTTAGTAGCTGACTGGTACAAAGGATGTGTCTCCATGATTGCGAAGCTCTTCCATGCTCCAGCCGACGCGGATGCGAACACTATCGGTACTTCGACAATCGGATCGTCCGAGGCCATCATG TTGGGGGTCTTAGCCATGAAGAAACTCTGGCAGAACAAGCGCAAGGCGGAGGGCAAGCCGTTCGACAAGCCCAACATGGTCATGAATTCGGCCGTCCAGGTCTGCTGGGAA AAAGCGTGCCGCTACTTTGACATTGAAGAGAAGTATGTGTACTGCACAACTGATCGCTACGTGATCGACCCCAAAGAGTGTGTCGACCTTTGCGACGAGAACACCATTGGTATTT GCGCAATTCTGGGAACAACTTACACTGGCGAGTACGAAGACATCAAGGCCATCAACGATCTCCTCGTCGAGCGCGACATGGATGTCAACATCCACGTCGACGCTGCATCAGGTGGCTTTGTTGCACCATTCGTGAACCCCGGTCTTCTTTGGGATTTCCGTCTACCCAAGGTCACCACCATCAACGTCAGCGGACATAAATATGGACTCGTCTACCCGGGTGTCGGCTGGGTCATCTGGCGTGACCCCGCACACCTGCCACAAGAGCTTGTCTTCACCATCAACTACCTCGGCGCGGACCAAGCTTCATTTACGCTGAACTTCTCCCGTGGAGCATCGCAAATCATTGGACAGTACTACCAACTCATTCGTCTCGGAAAGCGTGGATACCGCAGGATAATGCTCAACCTGACGCGTATTTCGGATTATCTTGCCGCAAACCTGGAATCTTTGGGTTTCTTAATCATGAGCCAGAGGGGCGGTCAGGGTCTTCCTCTTGTTGCTTGCCGTATCGACGAAGATCTCGGCAAGATGTACGATGAGTTCGCCAT CGCACATCAACTCCGCGAGCGTGGATGGGTCGTACCCGCCTACACCATGGCCCCGCACTCTGAAAAGATGAAGATGCTACGTGTTGTAGTGCGCGAAGATTTCACAAAGTCTCGCTGCGACGCTTTGATTGCAGACTTCAAGCTTGCTTTGCAAACGCTGGACGCCCTTGATGCTAAGAAGATCGAAGACCAGAAACA ACATGCATTTGCCATGCGCCGCCGCTCGACACTCGTCAGCCCAATCTTCAAGAAGAACGCGACTGACCATTTCGATGAGGAGCATAGTCTACAGGCAAAGACTGGAAAAACACATGCTGTTTGCTAA
- a CDS encoding Fungal-trans multi-domain protein produces MSSTTRTTPPNANGQSSQTMVPPPNPFAMKQPYIHPTTLPTPNVPQIGSRSPGYSSHSYSHSTSPSTASGSLPELQNHDGAGSMRSPTQMSSANLNAQKRAYRQRRKDPSCDACRERKVKCDATETSACSECSSRNHRCQFTKETNRRMSSIKQVQDLQSQIAELTQVNSQLRTKVSDKDPLEADRTDMKRRYSEAHVGATSGPQRMSVPVLHNFDHVRTNIISYAQGVFSTPHGNHGHGVESSWHMPEVPLRTDFVYFSQAYHVTIHESYPAVHWPTFQLEVDAVYASRSFEGRPRAWIGLFFAILACGTLRPRTDRPMSPSVTSTGQAMFEIATSAVQPWPQDLSVTHAQAALVLSIYASESNMRSVSSMWLASAVRIAQELQICPEVDCWSAVVGETRRRLWWAIYVRDRITSLETSRPMLIHEDDCEISLPSSSADHYITPNGSFRGIPEPVPCTGFLATIQITRSYAPLSQALKSSVIMPKTLQNFDEQLRSKLLILPETYKPDSDGYFDSKGLPTVFAVLSARFHLYRRNFSPVSGPNERTNALNRCVSVAEDTSKYVSRVLHNPVMQDAGKNWAERVALIASNTVCLHLWRCILVLCFRSEYDAALMCLHLSKAIGNLRKINVGCGRHIGFVLDRLLDRVRSGHGSIQQLERDEEMIAYVSGDAQSSLEHSWVWSGTDLALSTSQDVFPGAPRQSGGDEPMRDALPYRPSSSTPTNGTTDWDEWAKIEHTVRQLMGEHVHRNTQPSSYYLPPHNPVKRVQLATDILSPPKTTANPSPTPSSTSRISIANII; encoded by the exons ATGTCTTCCACCACGCGCACAACTCCACCGAATGCAAACGGGCAATCATCACAGACTATGGTACCTCCACCAAATCCATTTGCTATGAAGCAGCCGTACATCCACCCGACTACGCTCCCTACTCCCAATGTGCCCCAAATCGGCTCCAGGTCCCCGGGATACTCGTCACACTCATACAGTCACTCTACGTCACCAAGCACCGCCTCTGGTAGTCTGCCAGAGCTTCAAAACCACGATGGTGCTGGTTCGATGAGATCGCCTACTCAGATGTCCTCTGCGAACCTAAATGCGCAGAAGCGAGCATACAGGCAGCGACGGAAAGATCCTTCGTGTGACGCCTGTCGAGAACGCAAAGTGAAG TGCGATGCTACGGAGACTTCGGCCTGCTCAGAATGTTCGAGTCGTAACCACAGGTGTCAGTTCACAAAAGAAACCAATCGCCGAATGTCCTCGATCAA ACAGGTTCAAGACCTCCAGAGTCAGATTGCCGAGTTAACTCAGGTCAACTCCCAGCTACGAACCAAAGTTTCGGACAAGGACCCGTTAGAAGCCGATCGGACGGATATGAAGCGAAGATACTCTGAAGCACACGTTGGCGCCACATCAGGACCGCAGCGAATGTCTGTACCAGTCTTGCACAATTTCGATCACGTCCGCACCAACATCATATCGTATGCTCAGGGTGTATTCAGCACGCCTCACGGAAATCACGGCCACGGTGTTGAGTCGAGTTGGCATATGCCAGAAGTACCCTTACGGACGGATTTTGTATATTTTTCCCAGGCGTATCATGTTACAATACATGAGTCGTATCCTGCAGTTCATTGGCCCACATTTCAACTTGAGGTAGACGCCGTTTATGCGTCAAGGAGCTTTGAAGGCAGACCGCGTGCATGGATTGGTTTATTCTTTGCAATACTAGCTTGCGGTACCTTGCGACCCAGGACTGATCGCCCAATGTCTCCTTCTGTAACATCAACAGGTCAGGCAATGTTCGAAATTGCAACTTCCGCCGTTCAGCCTTGGCCCCAGGATCTTTCCGTCACACATGCGCAAGCGGCACTGGTACTGAGTATATATGCGTCTGAGAGCAACATGCGCTCGGTTAGCTCCATGTGGCTTGCGTCTGCCGTAAGAATTGCGCAAGAGTTACAAATCTGTCCTGAAGTCGATTGCTGGTCGGCTGTTGTGGGAGAAACACGGCGAAGGCTGTGGTGGGCCATTTATGTGCGCGACAG AATCACGTCTCTGGAAACAAGTAGACCAATGCTTATCCACGAAGACGACTGTGAAATCTCGCTCCCATCTTCGTCGGCCGACCACTACATTACACCCAACGGCTCGTTTCGAGGGATTCCGGAGCCTGTTCCATGTACTGGCTTTTTGGCTACAATACAGATAACCCGCTCATACGCACCATTATCTCAGGCGCTGAAGTCGAGCGTCATCATGCCAAAGACGTTGCAAAACTTTGATGAGCAGTTGCGTTCAAAGTTACTAATACTCCCAGAAACCTACAAACCAGATTCAGATGGTTACTTCGACTCGAAAGGATTACCCACCGTCTTCGCCGTACTCTCTGCTCGATTTCATCTCTACAGACGCAACTTCAGCCCCGTCTCCGGTCCGAACGAACGAACGAACGCATTGAATCGCTGCGTCTCTGTCGCTGAGGACACATCGAAGTACGTCTCGAGAGTGCTGCATAATCCCGTAATGCAAGATGCTGGGAAGAACTGGGCAGAAAGAGTGGCTTTGATTGCGAGCAACACGGTTTGTTTGCACTTGTGGCGGTGCATTCTAGTGTTGTGCTTCCGAAGCGAGTACGATGCTGCGCTCATGTGCTTGCATCTTTCAAAGGCTATTGGAAACCTGCGCAAGATTAACGTTGGCTGTGGGAGACACATCGGATTCGTTTTAGACCGGTTACTGGATCGAGTGCGCAGCGGCCACGGAAGCATCCAACAACTTGAACGGGACGAAGAGATGATCGCATACGTCAGTGGTGATGCTCAAAGTAGCCTAGAGCATTCTTGGGTTTGGTCAGGCACGGATTTGGCCTTGTCAACCTCACAGGATGTGTTTCCTGGTGCTCCGCGACAGTCAGGAGGTGATGAGCCGATGAGAGACGCGCTACCCTACCGACCGTCATCTTCTACACCAACGAACGGCACGACAGATTGGGATGAGTGGGCAAAGATTGAGCATACAGTGCGTCAATTGATGGGCGAACATGTCCATCGAAACACGCAGCCATCATCCTATTATCTACCACCGCACAACCCTGTGAAGCGTGTACAACTGGCTACGGATATTCTCTCACCGCCGAAGACAACAGCGAACCCAAGCCCGACGCCATCTAGTACAAGTCGTATCAGCATTGCGAACATTATATAG
- a CDS encoding ProP, Permease major facilitator superfamily, with the protein MAIDTFESKAETDIDVAQPVHSTETPNGDKLPDADAQAGVQDIQATAMAWTRNSLVVAYAILWIIFFVETTLSGVTGALSPYVTSAFALHSLTPTVGILSSVIGGVTNLTIAKILDVFGRPQGFIFCVCLGTMGLIMMAACNGVEAYAAAMIFHTVGNNGVQYVISVFIADTTKLSNRGLMQALINSTSLVTCWLGGPVSQGFLDGPGWRWCFGMFSILIPLVTLPLFGLLINNYMKAKRLGLVPKRESNHNTTQSIIYYCRQFDAVGLLLISAGVALFLLPFNLYSMQGKGWSSPLVISMLVVGSTLTLAFVAWERFFAPITFIPYHLLLDRTVFGACLLSAGLFMSYMLWSSYFGSFLQVVKGLSIQNASYVSQSYTVIGVLVAVSVGYLIHQTGRFKYVATFVGIPMSIIGQSLLMHFRSADENVGYILVCQIFIAIAQGVIVICDEIAILATVSHEHVAVCLAVLGIFANTGGAIGLTIASAIWQDILPKKLMEYLPPEELPNFLMIYGDISTQLSYPMGSPTRLAIQHAYADALLRLLAASTGVWVIGAVGVLMWRNINVKDIKQTKGNIW; encoded by the coding sequence ATGGCTATCGACACGTTTGAGAGCAAGGCAGAAACAGATATCGATGTTGCCCAACCTGTGCATTCGACCGAAACGCCCAATGGTGATAAGCTTCCTGATGCCGATGCACAAGCCGGAGTTCAGGACATCCAGGCGACCGCCATGGCATGGACAAGAAACTCCCTTGTCGTAGCTTATGCAATTTTGTGGATCATATTCTTTGTCGAAACGACGCTCAGTGGGGTCACTGGCGCTCTCTCGCCCTATGTTACTTCGGCCTTCGCTCTACATTCGCTTACGCCCACTGTCGGTATTCTGAGCAGCGTTATCGGCGGAGTGACCAATCTCACCATAGCTAAGATCCTCGATGTTTTCGGTCGGCCACAAGGATTCATATTCTGTGTCTGTCTTGGTACAATGGGGTTGATCATGATGGCTGCTTGTAACGGTGTCGAGGCATATGCAGCTGCCATGATCTTCCACACCGTTGGTAACAATGGCGTCCAGTACGTCATTTCTGTCTTCATCGCAGACACGACCAAGCTAAGCAACCGGGGCCTCATGCAGGCGCTTATCAACTCTACAAGCCTCGTTACCTGCTGGCTTGGTGGTCCTGTCTCTCAAGGCTTTCTAGATGGACCAGGCTGGCGTTGGTGCTTCGGAATGTTCAGCATCCTCATTCCACTCGTCACTCTACCGCTGTTCGGACTCTTGATAAACAACTACATGAAGGCTAAGCGCCTGGGCTTGGTTCCAAAGCGGGAAAGCAATCACAATACTACACAATCCATTATCTATTATTGTCGCCAATTCGATGCAGTTGGGCTTCTTCTCATATCTGCCGGCGTTGCGCTATTCCTCCTTCCTTTCAATCTCTACAGCATGCAGGGAAAAGGCTGGTCCTCGCCACTAGTCATCAGTATGCTGGTAGTGGGTAGTACCTTGACCCTTGCTTTCGTTGCATGGGAGAGGTTCTTCGCGCCCATCACCTTCATCCCGTACCACCTTCTCTTGGATAGAACCGTCTTTGGGGCGTGTCTTCTCTCCGCTGGATTGTTCATGAGCTATATGCTGTGGAGCAGCTATTTTGGGTCGTTCCTCCAGGTGGTAAAGGGCCTCAGTATCCAAAACGCAAGCTATGTCAGTCAATCCTATACCGTTATCGGCGTACTGGTTGCAGTATCGGTGGGCTATCTTATCCATCAGACCGGACGCTTCAAGTACGTCGCTACGTTTGTCGGCATTCCAATGAGCATAATCGGCCAGAGTCTACTGATGCACTTTCGCTCTGCCGATGAAAATGTTGGCTACATTCTCGTGTGCCAAATCTTTATCGCCATTGCCCAGGGTGTCATAGTCATCTGTGACGAGATTGCCATTCTTGCTACGGTATCTCATGAACATGTTGCGGTCTGCCTTGCTGTCCTTGGAATCTTCGCCAATACCGGGGGCGCTATCGGTCTCACCATTGCGTCGGCCATTTGGCAGGATATTCTACCAAAGAAGCTAATGGAGTACCTGCCTCCCGAGGAGTTACCAAATTTCCTCATGATCTACGGCGACATTTCGACTCAGCTATCGTACCCAATGGGCTCCCCTACGCGCCTAGCCATTCAGCATGCATATGCAGATGCTCTACTGAGGCTTCTCGCTGCGAGCACTGGTGTGTGGGTCATTGGTGCCGTTGGGGTGCTGATGTGGCGGAACATCAACGTCAAAGACATAAAGCAAACTAAGGGTAACATATGGTAA
- a CDS encoding DIT1, Pyoverdine-dityrosine biosynthesis protein codes for MHTFESSERDSITIPSKGTLNLSHNTSKITVMNNTLSDYICTSMDDQNVLPNSPLQVNISSQILDIIFEYALNKFDDSEYRMAAGTAKFLSIIDQFVLAGKRVETCLPAFPFKSANKVYKVLGPLPDKAEELALERLNSMCARIEQIYKPGAKVTIISDGITYNDLLSISDCETWRYGEALRRMAADKKFNHLGFARMQDLLDFPLPDKLREITYVANCTNFRRLLLNKYGKPNMNIDQEIKSNPDTMLTYLGYRKFLESDLKYIFALGEDRGSNQYKRDVKYVAKEMLIRGYAFAGAIKDAFPNHLRLSIHESIGEHKVSFSLLNTNTGYTTPWHCSVAQLADGQWVSAPMGEFQKDPRLEVVYEEGRPSYFKEKFDITGNFSICKQTADYLHTHKRFDGRLSGHSSPSMTSAGSGRTTPIKASEPTSDGSSRS; via the exons ATGCACACTTTCGAAAGCAGCGAACGCGACTCGATCACTATTCCCAGCAAAGGAACTCTGAATCTCTCACATAATACATCGAAAATAACTGTAATGAACAACACCTTGTCTGATTATATCTGCACGAGTATGGATGATCAAAACGTGCTTCCCAATAGTCCGCTCCAAGTCAACATCTCCTCACAAATTCTCGATATCATCTTTGAGTATGCTCTCAACAAATTTGACGATTCGGAATATCGAATGGCAGCGGGAACAGCAAAGTTCCTATCTATCATCGATCAGTTTGTCTTGGCAGGAAAGCGAGTGGAGACTTGTTTGCCGGCGTTCCCATTCAAGTCAGCCAACAAGGTCTACAAAGTACTTGGTCCCCTCCCAGACAAAGCCGAAGAACTGGCACTCGAGCGACTAAACTCCATGTGCGCGAGAATAGAACAGATATATAAACCAGGTGCAAAGGTCACCATTATCTCTGACGGTATCACATACAATG ACCTACTATCAATATCAGATTGCGAGACTTGGAGATACGGCGAGGCTTTACGAAGAATGGCTGCAGACAAAAAGTTCAACCACCTTGGCTTTGCTCGTATGCAAGACCTGCTCGACTTTCCGCTGCCTGACAAGTTACGGGAGATCACCTATGTTGCCAACTGTACGAACTTTAGGCGCCTACTTCTCAACAAGTATGGAAAGCCTAATATGAACATCGATCAAGAAATCAAAAGCAACCCGGATACAATGCTGACCTATCTCGGCTACCGGAAGTTCCTTGAGTCAGACCTGAAATACATTTTCGCGCTCGGTGAGGATCGCGGCAGCAACCAGTATAAGAGGGATGTGAAGTATGTTGCAAAGGAAATGCTGATCAGAGGATAT GCATTTGCTGGTGCGATTAAAGATGCGTTTCCAAACCATCTAAGACTGTCCATACACGAATCCATCGGAGAACACAAGGTTTCGTTTAGCCTCCTGAACACCAACACAGGCTACACTACACCATGGCATTGTAGTGTCGCCCAACTTGCCGATGGTCAATGGGTGAGCGCACCTATGGGCGAGTTTCAGAAGGATCCTCGTTTAGAGGTTGTGTACGAAGAAGGTCGGCCAAGCTACTTCAAGGAAAAGTTCGACATTACAGGCAATTTCAGCATCTGCAAACAAACTGCCGATTATTTGCATACCCACAAGCGATTCGACGGCAGGCTAAGTGGACATTCATCGCCCAGTATGACATCAGCAGGTAGCGGGCGCACAACCCCCATCAAGGCCTCCGAACCTACGTCTGATGGCTCATCTAGATCATGA